A genome region from Firmicutes bacterium HGW-Firmicutes-1 includes the following:
- the mfd gene encoding transcription-repair coupling factor produces the protein MNGLISPLMKLEAFESATKKIKYDKEPTCISGVADSAKSHLMHALGNKNIKLIITYNDIRAKEIEEDMKFFEGEQVMLYPSKDIIFYSADVHSNDIVRERLKVIKRILDGDKITVVISIEALMDPIIHKDIFLENTLSFKVGGTLNIPSLSKQLTYMGYERNDQVDAKGQFSVRGGIIDIYPVNEDNLFRIELFDDEIDSIRLVNPESQRSIENKELIMVLPAREIVVTDESISLAISRIKLDSEEMIRNFSKLGQDEEANRLKKVTNEVLAKVENLGNFNGIEGYMNYYYEELCSIIDYFIDPMVFVDEPVRIKERWDSIKHELEESIKGRFEKGYLLKRQLEVVHDLNAVVTKLETHKRVLMSTLMQKIHFMKWHTPIEFSMKTISPYHNNFEMLKNDLNYFVKNEYQIVLLSASYTRAERMSNLLLENNIQAKFSKSLDEPLKNGIVTVSYGSLHKGFEYPQAKFVVLSETEIGGKKKKKARQKKFKEGRKLDSFTDLKVGDYIVHENHGIGVFRGIEKIEIDGISKDFIKISYQDGGNLYITTNQLNAIQKYIGVEGKKPKLNKLGTNEWKKTKARVKSEVEVLAKDLIELYAKREIGKGFIYSKDTLWQREFEEMFPYDETDDQISAIEDTKRDMESNKIMDRLICGDVGYGKTEVAIRAAFKAVQDGKQVAYLVPTTILAQQHFNNFLQRMKDFPVRVEMLSRFKSPKDQKVIIEDLNKGLVDIVIGTHRIISMDVKFKNLGLLIVDEEQRFGVSHKEKIKKLKENIDVLTLTATPIPRTLHMSMVGIRDMSTLEEPPEERHPIQTYVLEHNEQLIKDAIYREIGRNGQVYYVYNRVKNIDEIAHHISMLVPEAKVAYAHGQMSERELENMMVEFINGEIDVLVSTTIIETGLDIQNVNTIIIQDADRMGLSQLYQLRGRVGRSNRVAYAYLMYKKDKVLQEVAEKRLQAIKQFTEFGSGFKIAMRDLEIRGAGNILGEKQHGHLDAVGYDLYCRLLEQALHKMSDHPDKEKIETTINIDVDAYIPKKYIKDEIRKIEAYKKIASIEKEEDYMDVHDELTDRYGELPRVVVNLLEIALIKALANELDMMSVEQKGEEYIFEISKDATLNPEKIPELVKEYGKKLKFTVNEKICFILSVKKDEKKQVFRQIKNLLQRIKSLND, from the coding sequence ATGAATGGATTGATTAGTCCGTTAATGAAATTAGAGGCTTTTGAAAGTGCTACAAAGAAAATCAAATACGATAAAGAGCCAACATGTATTTCGGGCGTGGCAGATTCAGCAAAAAGTCACTTAATGCACGCACTAGGAAATAAAAACATAAAACTCATAATAACCTATAATGACATTAGAGCAAAAGAAATCGAAGAGGATATGAAGTTCTTTGAAGGAGAGCAGGTAATGCTGTATCCATCAAAGGATATCATTTTTTATAGCGCAGATGTTCATAGCAACGATATTGTTAGAGAGAGGCTTAAAGTAATCAAAAGGATATTAGATGGAGACAAGATTACTGTAGTAATTTCTATTGAAGCATTGATGGATCCCATTATTCATAAGGATATTTTTTTGGAGAATACACTTAGCTTTAAGGTGGGAGGCACTTTAAATATACCTAGTCTTTCGAAACAACTTACCTATATGGGATACGAAAGAAATGATCAGGTTGATGCAAAAGGTCAATTTTCTGTTAGGGGAGGTATTATTGATATTTACCCAGTTAATGAAGATAATCTGTTTAGAATAGAATTATTTGATGATGAAATCGATTCCATTAGATTGGTAAATCCTGAAAGTCAAAGGTCAATAGAAAACAAAGAATTGATTATGGTTTTACCTGCAAGAGAAATCGTTGTAACAGATGAATCCATCAGTTTAGCAATTTCAAGAATAAAATTAGACTCTGAGGAAATGATAAGAAATTTTTCTAAATTAGGACAAGACGAGGAAGCAAATAGACTTAAAAAAGTGACCAACGAAGTATTGGCTAAGGTTGAAAACCTCGGAAACTTTAATGGTATCGAAGGGTATATGAATTATTACTACGAGGAACTTTGCTCAATCATTGATTATTTTATTGATCCAATGGTTTTTGTTGACGAACCCGTTAGAATTAAAGAACGATGGGATTCTATTAAACATGAATTAGAGGAAAGCATTAAAGGCAGATTTGAAAAAGGATACTTGCTAAAGAGGCAGTTAGAGGTAGTTCATGATCTGAATGCAGTCGTTACGAAATTGGAAACGCATAAAAGGGTGCTTATGAGTACTTTAATGCAAAAAATACATTTTATGAAATGGCATACACCGATAGAATTTTCTATGAAGACGATAAGCCCTTATCACAATAACTTTGAAATGCTTAAAAATGACTTGAATTATTTTGTGAAAAATGAGTATCAAATCGTACTTTTGAGTGCTTCTTATACGCGGGCAGAAAGAATGAGCAATCTACTCCTGGAAAATAATATTCAAGCAAAGTTCTCAAAATCCTTAGATGAACCCCTTAAAAATGGGATTGTAACGGTAAGCTATGGAAGTCTTCATAAGGGATTTGAATACCCACAGGCTAAATTTGTAGTTCTTTCAGAAACTGAAATTGGTGGTAAGAAAAAGAAAAAAGCAAGACAAAAGAAATTCAAAGAGGGAAGGAAGTTAGATAGCTTTACTGACCTTAAGGTTGGAGATTATATTGTTCATGAAAATCACGGAATAGGTGTATTTAGAGGGATTGAAAAAATTGAAATAGATGGGATTAGTAAGGACTTCATTAAGATTTCTTATCAAGATGGAGGAAATTTATATATAACCACAAATCAGCTTAATGCAATACAAAAATATATTGGCGTAGAGGGAAAAAAACCAAAGCTTAATAAGCTTGGAACAAATGAGTGGAAAAAAACCAAGGCAAGAGTAAAATCAGAGGTTGAGGTGCTTGCTAAAGATTTGATTGAGCTTTATGCAAAGAGAGAGATCGGAAAAGGTTTTATTTATAGCAAGGATACCTTATGGCAAAGAGAGTTCGAAGAAATGTTTCCATATGACGAAACAGACGACCAAATAAGTGCAATTGAAGATACGAAGAGGGACATGGAAAGCAATAAAATAATGGATCGATTAATTTGTGGTGATGTTGGGTATGGTAAGACAGAAGTTGCAATTAGAGCTGCTTTCAAAGCTGTTCAGGATGGCAAGCAAGTGGCCTATTTGGTACCTACTACGATATTAGCACAACAACATTTTAATAATTTTCTACAACGTATGAAGGATTTTCCGGTAAGGGTAGAAATGCTTTCTAGATTCAAGAGTCCAAAAGATCAAAAGGTGATCATTGAGGATTTAAATAAGGGCTTAGTTGATATTGTAATTGGGACACATAGAATTATTTCTATGGATGTAAAATTTAAAAACCTTGGGTTACTTATTGTTGATGAAGAACAACGTTTTGGAGTATCTCATAAAGAAAAGATTAAGAAGCTTAAAGAAAATATTGATGTTTTAACTTTAACGGCTACACCTATTCCTAGAACTCTACATATGAGTATGGTGGGAATTAGAGATATGAGTACGTTAGAAGAACCACCGGAAGAAAGACATCCGATACAAACCTATGTGTTAGAGCACAACGAACAATTGATTAAAGATGCCATTTATCGTGAAATTGGTAGGAATGGGCAAGTATATTACGTTTACAATCGAGTAAAGAATATTGATGAGATTGCGCATCATATTTCTATGCTCGTGCCTGAAGCGAAGGTTGCATATGCCCATGGACAAATGAGTGAGCGAGAACTGGAAAATATGATGGTAGAATTTATCAATGGAGAAATTGATGTGCTAGTATCTACTACGATTATTGAAACGGGCTTAGATATACAAAATGTAAACACGATCATTATTCAGGATGCTGATAGAATGGGATTATCACAACTTTATCAGTTAAGAGGACGGGTTGGAAGGTCAAATAGAGTGGCATATGCCTATTTAATGTATAAGAAAGATAAAGTTCTTCAAGAGGTTGCAGAAAAAAGACTACAAGCAATTAAACAATTTACTGAATTCGGTTCAGGCTTTAAGATTGCCATGAGAGACTTAGAAATAAGAGGGGCAGGCAATATATTAGGAGAAAAACAGCACGGTCATTTAGATGCAGTTGGATATGATTTGTATTGTAGGTTATTAGAGCAAGCACTTCATAAAATGAGCGATCATCCTGATAAAGAAAAAATTGAAACCACGATTAATATTGATGTGGATGCTTACATTCCTAAAAAGTACATTAAGGACGAAATTAGGAAAATTGAAGCATATAAAAAGATTGCATCCATAGAAAAAGAAGAGGATTATATGGATGTACATGACGAATTGACCGACAGATATGGTGAATTACCAAGAGTTGTAGTTAATTTATTAGAGATAGCGCTCATTAAGGCGTTGGCAAATGAGCTTGATATGATGTCAGTTGAACAAAAAGGGGAAGAATATATTTTTGAGATTAGTAAAGATGCAACACTTAATCCAGAAAAGATTCCGGAATTGGTTAAAGAGTATGGTAAAAAACTTAAATTTACCGTCAATGAAAAGATATGCTTTATACTGTCAGTTAAAAAGGACGAAAAGAAGCAAGTATTCAGACAGATTAAGAATTTATTACAGCGTATAAAAAGTTTGAATGATTAA
- a CDS encoding RNA-binding protein: protein MRLDKYLKVSRLIKRRTVANEACDGGRVFINDRVAKASATVSEGDIIEIHFGNKVVKVEVVTVKETVRKEETKEMFKYI, encoded by the coding sequence ATGAGATTAGATAAATATTTAAAGGTATCAAGATTGATAAAAAGAAGAACTGTTGCGAACGAAGCTTGTGATGGTGGCAGAGTATTTATAAACGATAGGGTTGCAAAGGCAAGTGCTACAGTTAGTGAGGGAGATATCATTGAAATTCACTTTGGAAATAAGGTAGTTAAGGTTGAAGTAGTAACAGTTAAAGAAACGGTTAGAAAAGAAGAGACTAAGGAAATGTTTAAGTATATCTAA
- the yabP gene encoding sporulation protein YabP → MEDRSYTNHRIVVTNRDEMSITGVSDVVSFDETLVVVETDMGMLEIKGEALHVNQLNLENGEMSLTGDIGGIEYDDKTAYKRGGKSIISRLFG, encoded by the coding sequence ATGGAAGATCGCTCATATACCAACCATAGAATAGTTGTAACCAATAGAGACGAAATGTCTATTACAGGGGTATCAGACGTTGTATCCTTTGACGAAACCCTCGTTGTTGTTGAGACGGATATGGGAATGTTGGAAATTAAAGGTGAAGCATTACATGTAAATCAATTAAACTTAGAAAACGGAGAGATGAGTTTAACGGGTGATATAGGGGGAATCGAATACGATGATAAAACAGCATACAAAAGGGGGGGCAAATCCATAATAAGTCGATTATTTGGTTGA
- the spoIIE gene encoding stage II sporulation protein E: MNKSVSNTMEKRRINTERIGYLAKGAIICILGFMIGRGVIEGISPMLVAYYGCVFENKKMRIWGFLSTVLGLVSAQTVPNIFKYLAIIISITVLGTIIEFLYKKNIGNLMGVICTVSTIIVAIGAPFYFKFDHLSGITIILEGASVFLLTILFRKGMSFLTDMNKEGVVKETFISFSILACAATLGMMGITVIQISLLQLIALNLLLHIGFQYGVEASSIMGVAIGLAAYYAKAEGVVDEFIIWSILGVVAGLFREIGKVGTAIAYFSAFLVLTLLYGPKGVDLKTMEMLILTIGLFLILPTHKKERIIQKDAVEENELEKMIHLRLNRFALTYENIAKRFVRVKPLQEQLTNNEINQLIDHVADKVCKDCSMCNMCWQKDFYDTYRAVYSVLSAVESKGEVMVEDIPVEFYKQCLKVDEFVIMVNRVFEIYKTNLRWENKMIEHRGLFADQFLNISNIIKDLSESVSKSREEQGTFLKRIKSELGHLDVVNVLMDYSANEREEIVIDVKSGKDMGFIKELLKTINKIGPNRFSIKEVESIPQIGIKRCVFTEKETYRLVKGYASIHKNEQPVSGDCFTFIDLEGGRDIIALSDGMGSGEQALVESKATIEMLEQLVEGGFDIDVAIKTVNSILGIRNNHQAFATLDISMVDRYTGECSFIKNGAVSTYLKRGQHIEKIKTDTLPLGMFKEIEFSALKRRLKGDDIVIMMSDGISDLPYDKDDNTLWLEELIEQVDSLNPQKIADLILDVAKDRAGGSAPDDMTVLVFRVWEKGGN; the protein is encoded by the coding sequence ATGAATAAGTCAGTCAGCAATACAATGGAAAAAAGAAGAATCAATACAGAAAGAATTGGTTATCTTGCCAAAGGTGCGATTATATGCATTTTGGGATTTATGATTGGAAGGGGGGTAATAGAAGGGATAAGCCCAATGCTTGTAGCTTATTATGGGTGTGTGTTTGAAAATAAAAAGATGCGAATATGGGGATTTTTATCTACGGTACTAGGTCTTGTTTCTGCCCAGACGGTACCTAATATTTTTAAATATTTAGCTATCATAATTTCGATAACTGTATTGGGCACCATAATTGAATTTTTGTATAAGAAAAATATTGGGAATCTAATGGGTGTGATTTGCACAGTAAGTACAATCATTGTGGCAATTGGTGCTCCGTTTTATTTTAAATTTGATCACTTATCGGGTATTACAATCATACTTGAAGGAGCAAGTGTTTTTCTTTTGACTATTCTTTTTAGAAAAGGGATGAGTTTCTTAACAGATATGAATAAAGAGGGAGTAGTGAAAGAAACCTTTATTAGTTTTTCTATTCTTGCATGTGCTGCGACATTAGGTATGATGGGTATTACAGTGATTCAAATATCTTTGCTACAACTAATTGCATTAAATTTACTTCTTCATATTGGATTTCAATATGGAGTTGAAGCATCATCAATTATGGGAGTTGCAATTGGATTAGCAGCTTATTATGCAAAAGCAGAAGGAGTTGTTGATGAGTTTATTATTTGGAGCATTTTAGGCGTTGTTGCAGGGCTTTTTAGAGAGATTGGCAAGGTTGGAACAGCCATTGCATACTTTAGTGCATTTTTGGTGCTAACGCTCTTATATGGGCCAAAGGGTGTAGATTTGAAAACTATGGAAATGCTGATCCTTACGATTGGTCTATTCCTAATATTGCCAACACATAAAAAAGAAAGAATCATACAAAAAGATGCCGTTGAGGAAAATGAATTAGAAAAAATGATTCATCTGAGATTAAATAGGTTTGCACTAACCTATGAAAATATTGCAAAAAGATTTGTTAGAGTAAAGCCACTTCAAGAGCAGCTAACAAATAATGAAATTAATCAATTGATAGATCACGTAGCCGATAAAGTGTGCAAGGATTGTAGTATGTGCAATATGTGCTGGCAGAAGGATTTTTATGATACCTACCGAGCTGTATATAGCGTTTTATCTGCCGTTGAAAGTAAGGGCGAGGTGATGGTGGAGGATATTCCTGTTGAATTTTATAAGCAATGCTTAAAGGTTGATGAATTTGTAATTATGGTAAACAGAGTTTTTGAGATCTATAAAACGAATCTTAGATGGGAAAATAAAATGATAGAGCATAGAGGTTTGTTTGCAGATCAATTTTTGAATATATCAAATATCATTAAAGATTTATCAGAAAGTGTTTCTAAAAGTAGGGAAGAGCAAGGAACATTTCTCAAACGAATTAAAAGTGAGCTAGGTCATTTAGATGTTGTAAATGTACTGATGGATTATAGTGCGAATGAGCGTGAAGAAATAGTGATTGATGTAAAATCAGGAAAGGACATGGGATTTATTAAGGAGCTTCTCAAAACCATTAATAAAATAGGTCCCAATAGGTTTTCGATAAAAGAGGTTGAAAGTATTCCACAAATTGGTATAAAGAGATGTGTATTTACAGAGAAGGAAACCTATAGACTGGTGAAAGGATATGCGAGTATTCATAAAAACGAGCAACCTGTTTCTGGAGATTGTTTTACCTTTATTGACCTTGAAGGTGGACGAGATATTATAGCGTTATCAGATGGCATGGGTAGCGGGGAGCAAGCATTGGTTGAAAGTAAGGCGACGATTGAAATGCTTGAGCAATTAGTAGAAGGTGGTTTTGATATAGATGTTGCGATTAAGACCGTCAATAGTATTCTCGGAATAAGAAACAATCATCAAGCCTTTGCAACCTTAGACATTAGTATGGTTGATAGGTATACTGGAGAATGTAGCTTTATAAAAAATGGAGCAGTGTCCACATATTTAAAGAGAGGCCAACATATAGAAAAAATCAAAACAGATACTCTACCGCTAGGTATGTTTAAGGAGATTGAATTTAGTGCGCTTAAACGTCGATTAAAGGGTGATGATATTGTTATTATGATGTCAGATGGTATTAGTGATTTGCCATATGATAAGGATGATAACACATTATGGTTAGAAGAGCTGATTGAACAGGTTGATTCCTTGAATCCACAAAAAATAGCAGACTTGATTTTAGATGTTGCAAAAGACAGAGCAGGGGGAAGTGCGCCCGATGATATGACTGTATTGGTATTTAGGGTATGGGAAAAGGGAGGGAATTGA
- a CDS encoding transglutaminase has product MKSKINVFLLTIVFITSIFNVDIVAKDVLAYDVDFSYSSNGIVKVLMNTGIKIKSKLVIQSGEKKYTYNVANGKDYVNYPLQLGNGKYTVKIYENTTGSKYKNVYSESGDVVVKAANDVFLASTQQVQWFSDDAAIILAKKLIDDAGKKKIAKTKNNSSKLTEKEKIDVLYSYVVKNVDYDYKKIEELSYDYLPDIDQILRDEKGICFDYSVLLAAMLRSQGIPTKLIKGESTTTDVYHAWNEIYISGEKRWITVDTTYDAYMYDHQKKYSMEKSKNQYTTDLEF; this is encoded by the coding sequence ATGAAAAGCAAGATCAATGTATTTTTATTGACAATTGTATTCATAACAAGCATATTTAATGTTGACATCGTAGCGAAAGATGTTTTGGCGTATGACGTTGACTTTAGTTATAGTAGTAATGGTATTGTCAAAGTTCTAATGAATACTGGGATTAAGATTAAATCAAAGCTAGTTATACAAAGTGGAGAGAAAAAGTACACTTATAATGTTGCCAATGGTAAAGACTATGTGAACTATCCATTACAATTAGGAAACGGTAAATATACAGTAAAAATATACGAAAATACAACTGGTTCTAAATATAAAAATGTTTATTCAGAATCTGGTGACGTTGTAGTGAAAGCTGCAAACGATGTTTTTCTTGCTTCAACCCAACAAGTTCAATGGTTCTCAGATGATGCTGCAATTATTCTAGCTAAAAAGTTGATAGATGATGCTGGGAAGAAAAAAATAGCGAAAACAAAAAACAATTCAAGTAAATTAACTGAAAAAGAAAAAATTGATGTGTTATATTCCTATGTTGTAAAAAATGTAGATTATGATTATAAAAAAATTGAAGAGTTATCCTATGATTACTTGCCAGATATTGATCAGATATTACGGGATGAAAAAGGTATTTGTTTTGATTATTCGGTACTTCTAGCGGCTATGTTAAGAAGCCAAGGGATACCTACGAAACTAATTAAGGGTGAATCAACAACAACTGATGTTTATCATGCGTGGAATGAAATATATATTTCCGGTGAGAAAAGATGGATTACAGTAGATACAACTTATGATGCATATATGTATGATCATCAAAAGAAGTACTCAATGGAAAAATCCAAAAATCAATATACTACCGATTTAGAGTTTTAA
- the spoVT gene encoding stage V sporulation protein T — protein sequence MKATGIVRRIDDLGRVVVPKEIRRTLRIREGDPLEIFTDKDGEIILKKYSPIGELGSFAKQYAEALAQTTGHIICISDKDQIIAVSGGSKREFLEKQISKELEVAINDRETIVASVDEKKFIDILFDTSERDYTSEVITPIISEGDAIGAVVFLSKDNKLRMGEVETKLAHSAAGFLGKQMEQ from the coding sequence ATGAAAGCTACAGGAATCGTACGAAGAATAGATGATTTAGGAAGAGTAGTTGTTCCTAAAGAAATAAGAAGAACTTTGAGGATAAGAGAAGGTGACCCATTAGAAATTTTTACTGATAAGGACGGCGAAATTATACTAAAGAAATACTCTCCAATTGGTGAGTTGGGTTCCTTTGCAAAACAATATGCGGAGGCATTAGCCCAAACAACAGGACACATTATTTGTATATCTGATAAGGATCAAATAATAGCTGTTTCTGGGGGTTCTAAAAGAGAATTTTTAGAGAAACAGATTAGTAAAGAGTTAGAAGTAGCCATAAATGATAGAGAAACGATAGTTGCAAGTGTTGATGAAAAGAAATTCATTGATATTTTGTTTGATACAAGTGAGAGAGATTATACTTCTGAGGTTATTACGCCGATCATTTCAGAAGGTGATGCAATTGGTGCGGTTGTTTTCTTAAGTAAGGATAATAAGTTGAGGATGGGTGAAGTAGAAACTAAACTGGCTCATTCGGCAGCGGGATTTTTAGGCAAGCAAATGGAACAATAA
- a CDS encoding nucleoside triphosphate pyrophosphohydrolase has translation MEKWQSNKEKYEFDDLRKIIDILRGEGGCPWDMEQTHESLKSGTLEEAYEVIEAIDNKDVANLKEELGDVLLHVLFHSKIAEDLGNFNLDDVIHGISEKLIRRHPHVFLKEKVETADQVMLQWEELKKSEKQYLSHGHKLESVPKAMPALLRAYKVQKKAAEVGFDFPDYKAAYEKVYEELKEFEEALEGGDRNEIEGEYGDILFSIVNISRFFEINPEISLTNGIEKFINRFKGIEEMAQNKGFELDKLSIIEMDQLWDEFKITQ, from the coding sequence ATAGAAAAATGGCAGTCAAATAAAGAGAAATATGAATTTGATGACTTAAGAAAAATCATTGATATTTTAAGAGGTGAAGGTGGATGTCCTTGGGATATGGAGCAAACGCATGAGTCCTTAAAAAGTGGTACGCTGGAAGAAGCTTATGAAGTTATCGAAGCAATTGATAATAAGGATGTTGCTAATTTAAAAGAAGAGCTTGGAGATGTGTTGCTACATGTTTTGTTTCATAGTAAAATTGCTGAAGATCTTGGAAATTTCAACTTAGATGATGTGATTCATGGAATTTCAGAGAAACTGATTAGAAGACATCCTCATGTATTTTTGAAGGAGAAAGTAGAAACGGCAGATCAAGTTATGTTGCAGTGGGAAGAACTAAAAAAGTCAGAAAAACAGTATTTATCCCATGGACATAAGCTTGAAAGTGTTCCGAAGGCAATGCCTGCACTTCTTAGGGCCTACAAAGTTCAAAAAAAAGCAGCAGAAGTAGGCTTTGATTTTCCGGATTATAAGGCTGCATATGAAAAAGTATATGAAGAATTGAAGGAATTTGAAGAAGCATTAGAGGGTGGGGATAGAAATGAAATTGAGGGTGAATATGGGGATATATTGTTCTCAATCGTCAATATTTCAAGGTTTTTTGAAATAAATCCCGAAATTTCCTTGACAAATGGCATAGAAAAGTTTATAAATAGATTTAAGGGCATTGAAGAAATGGCTCAAAATAAAGGATTTGAATTGGACAAGCTCTCAATAATTGAAATGGATCAGTTGTGGGATGAGTTCAAAATAACACAATAA
- a CDS encoding HU family DNA-binding protein, which translates to MNKAELITAMASKAELSKKDVEAALKAFIDVVSEELKNGEKIQLVGFGTFETSERAAREGRNPQTGEPMKIAASKAPRFKAGKALKDSINAR; encoded by the coding sequence ATGAACAAGGCTGAATTAATAACTGCTATGGCATCAAAGGCTGAATTAAGTAAAAAAGACGTGGAAGCTGCATTAAAGGCATTTATCGATGTAGTATCTGAAGAACTTAAAAACGGCGAGAAAATTCAATTGGTGGGATTCGGAACTTTTGAAACATCTGAAAGAGCTGCTAGAGAAGGTAGAAACCCTCAAACTGGCGAACCTATGAAAATAGCTGCATCAAAAGCACCTAGATTTAAAGCCGGTAAAGCTTTAAAGGATTCTATTAACGCACGTTAA